TGAGTCGGGATTTTTCATCCGTTCTATTTCGGCGATTGTCTCGCTTATAAGAAGATCGGCTGTGGAAGGATCGGTCTGTGACGATATGGATATGAAACCGCTGTGACGGTAGCCTATGAGTGATGCCGTGATGCCGTAGGTGAGACCTTTCTCTTCACGTATGTTAAGCATCAGACGGCTTCCGAAATATCCTCCAAGGGCTACTGTCGCTATTCGTAGCGGAACGTAGTCCGGATGATTTCTGCCTATTGCGGGAATCATAAGTTTGACACCGCTTTGTAATGAATCAGGCATGTCGACGTGGGTCTTTCCGCCGGATGTATGTTCAGGGAATCGGAGTGGTGGCAGAGGGTATGGATTGTGGGAGGGTATGGCAGAGAATATGCCTGCAGCTTCATTGATCATGCTGTCCGACAGCAGTCCGCTAATGTACACATGCATTCCTGATGGGTCGAGGCGTGCATTGTGGGCTTCGGCGAGCATTTCCGGTGTGATTCCCATGAGTTCTTCCGGCGATGGGACCGCCGAAAGCGGATGTTCGGGACCGTATATGAGATTTCTCATGGCGCATCCCGCACGGTAGAGCACCTTGTGATGATCTACTTCGAGCCTTGCTGCTTCATTGCGCACCACATGGGAGGTCGCCTCAGGGTCGAATGCCGGTGACAGCACTATCTCGTTGACCAATGGGAGTAGAGTACGGTATGTGCTGTTGAGGCAATATACGCTTAAGGCTGAGTGGTGGGTGGATGTCTCGATTCCGGTCCAGGCTCCGTTGTGTTCGATAATGTCGGACAGCTGTTCTCCGGAATGATTGACAGTTCCCTCCAGAAGCAGTGAATTGGCGATTTCTAACAGCTTGGGGCGTGGTGATTCAGCGATTCCTCCCGGCAGGAGTATCTTTATGCGGCTTACGTCGGCATTTCCTCCGCTCAGGAAATGCAGTGTCAGACCATTCGGCAGAGTCATTGTCTCTGCTTCGGGGAATGATAGTCTCCCCATATTATGAATGTCGGGGGCAATTGCCCTGTCGATAATTTCTTCCATTGTCAGAGTTCCTTTTCCTTAAGCGAGCTGAGGACCGATTTACGGGCCTCTTCGGCTGTAGGCTGTTCGGCTGGTTGAGTGGATATGGTTGCAACCTGTACGGTCTTCTGTTGTGTTGGTTCCGGTTGGGATTGTGGCGTTTTACGATCAGCGTTTTTTTGTGTTTCCGGTTTTTGTTCTGTTCCGGGCGCTGCGGTTGGTGTCTGTTGTTTGGGCTGGGGTAGCTCTTCTACCGGGGTGAGGGTGAATCCGGCAGGGGATTCGAGCTGAGATATATGTATCTCTGGAATATCTCGTGAAGATGGCTCCTCGTGTCGGATGTCGTTTTCTTTTTTATGTTTGTCGGGCTTGTTCTTATTATTTTTATTGTATGCGTCACCTATCATTGCGTGATATTTGTCCACCATTCCGGCTCCGACATAGGTTCGGGAGTAGTAGGATGAGTTTATGTCGCTTATTATCACACCTTGCGATGTGGATGCGTGGATCATCTGATTGCCACCGACGAATATGCCTACATGTGATACTTTCCTTTTGTTCTTTCCTGTCGCAAAGAAGATAAGGTCGCCTGGCACCATGCCTCCTTTTGACACTGATGAGCAGTAGTCGTGCTGTTCGCGTGAGTTGCGTGGAAGCTGTATCCCGAGGGCGTCCTTGTATACCTGAAGTACGAGCCCCGAACAGTCTATGCCTCTTCGGTCATTCCCTCCGTATCTATAAGGTGTGCCAAGCCAGCTGCGGGCTTTGTTGATGAGAGCAGCTGACTGAGGTGCCATATATGTGTCATTATCGTTATTGTCTTTGCTGATGCCCGACCCTTTGTCGGGGGTATAATTGTTTGCCGGGATGCGGGTGGTCCTTGATGATCCGCAGGCTGTCAAAATGGCAAGGACTGACACAACGAGTATATGTGATGCTATCCGTTTTAACATAATAATGCAAAGATACAGCATTATTTTTGGATTGTTATAAGTGTTGGCCGGATGATGTCGTAAATATTCCTTAAATTGGGGATGGAGCTATTAAAATTGTTTAAAGTCATGTCATGTGATGTAACTTTGCACGCGTTTTGCCGTCTTAAGGGTGTAAAGCAATTGAAATATTTACCAACCACTATCATAAGAATAATATGAAATTATCAGGCAAGATTATCCTCCTTGCGGCAGGTACCGCAATCCTGAGTTCGGCACTGACTGCCGGAGTAATGAAGGAGGCTTTCTCATCTCGTGACGATTTCTCTGTGGCTACTGCTGATGCCGGTGTTAACGGCAATCAGGGTGGATTCTATACAGTGGGTCTCTCTCCTGCTACAACAACTGATTTCACCCAGGCAGCAGAAAGCTCCATCAACGGAGTTGTCTCAATCAAAAGTTATATCACTCCCCGTCAGCGTTCGCAGGGATATGGAGGAGGTTTCTTTATAGATCCGTTCGAGTACTTCTTCGGATCACCGCGAGGGAACCGTCGACAGCAGCCTCAGCAACCACAGCAGGAGCCAGACCAGGATATGGAGCCCAGTGGACTCGGTTCAGGTGTCATTATAAGTGCCGACGGATACATCGTGACCAACAATCATGTGATCGATGAGGCCGAAAGATTACAGGTTACACTTAACGACAACCGTTCGTTTGACGCTACCGTCATCGGCTCGGACCCCACCACCGATATCGCTCTCATAAAGATCGATGCCGAGAATCTCCCTATAATCCCTATGGGGGACAGCGAGACCCTTAAAGTGGGTGAATGGGTGCTTGCAGTTGGCAATCCATTCGGCTTCACATCTACAGTCACAGCCGGCATTGTATCGGCAAAAGGGCGTAGCATCGGAGGGTCTACAGGCTCGAAACCTATGGGCATTGAATCGTATATACAGACAGATGCCGCAGTAAATCCCGGTAATTCAGGCGGTGCCTTGGTCAATCTCAATGGCGACCTTATCGGTATAAATACCGCTATCTATAGCCAGACCGGTAATTATGCAGGGTATTCTTTTGCAGTGCCGACATCTATTGTAAAGAAGGTCGTGAGCGATCTCCGTCAGTATGGTGCAGTGCAGCGTGCAATTCTTGGTATAGTCATTCAGAATCTGACTGGTGATCTTGCCAAGGACAAGGGTATCAAGTCGGTGACCAAGGGTGTGTATGTGCAGTCCTTCAGCGAAGGCCGTTCATCAGCCAGGGAAGGTGGCATAGAGGCAGGTGATGTGATCATCGCTATTAACGGTGTGCCCACCGACAATGTCGCTCAGCTTCAGGAACAGGTGGTGAAACATCGTCCCGGTGATAAGATAAATGTGGAACTTATACGCGACAATTCTAAAAAGACTGTCGTTGTGACACTCCTCAACCTGCAGGGTACCACAAATGTGACCAAAGCTAACGACTTCACCGATCTCGGCTGTGCATTCAAGAAGGTGGATGCTTCAACCCTCAAGCAGCTCGGCATCTCGGGCGGCGTGCAGGTGGTTGACCTGAAAGCAGGTATCGTGCGCGAGGCAGGTGTCCGTCAGGGCTTCATCATCACCTCCATCAATGAAATGCGTGTGGCTTCGCCGGCTGATGTCGAGAAGATATATCACGCACTGATGAAGGCTGAAGTAAACGACCGCATCATGATACTGCGCGGTGTATATCCTACCGGCAAGCGAGGACTCTATGCTCTCGATCTCGTTGGTGAATAATAAATATGGCTATATACCTACTTTAATAAATGATTGATTGATAATGTGATAAATTAAAGAAAAGGTTAAATAATAGATTACAAAGAGTGCAGGGCTGGTCGTGATGACCGGCCCTGCATTGTTATTGTCAGAAAAATTCGCGGTTCATTGAAGAATTCTTTGTAAATTTGCATTTGATTTTATCCATTGTTTCCAGATGTTTGAAATATACCTTACACCTATTATAATTACACTGCTATCGGTGCTGGTCATATCGGCATTGTATCTGCTATTCGGATTCCGTCATTATGTGTCGTCAGTGAGTCGTCAGGTTGCCGCTGACAATGAGCGCAGCCTGAATTATGCTGACAGTGGCAGCACTACTGATGCCGCCGGTTATCCGCCTGTTTCAGTAATTGTGTATTCCGAGGATGATGCTTCCAATCTTGAGATACTGCTTCCTCAGATACTTGAACAGGATTATCCCGCGCCGTTCGAGGTGATTGTGGTTAACGATGGTGCCATCAGTTCCACTAAGGATGTGATAGCCAGACTGGAGCAGAGATATTATAACCTGTATATGACTTTTACTCCTCAGGAGTCACGTTCGTTGTCGCGCAAGAAGCTTGCTGTCACCCTCGGCATCAAGGCTGCGAAATATAATGTGCTGGTCCATACTACAGGGAATTGTCAGATTCCATCCGGACAGTGGCTTAAGCGTATGGCAAGCCATTTCAGTCCGTCGACCGATATAGTGCTTGGATACGCGATTCCGGCTGTGAGCGACGGTGTCGATGAGCCTTGGAAGCGTCTTCATTCATTTGACCGTGTGAGGAGTGATGTCGAATGGCTTTCGTGGGCGATAGCAGGAAGGCCTTACCGTGGCGACGGGTGTAATATTGCCTATCGTCGCGAGATGTTTTTCCGAAACAAAGGCTTCTCCAGGTCGCTTGACCTCAAGTATGGTGATGACGATGTGTTCGTGAGTGAGGTAGCTCGCAAAGGAAACACGGCGGTGGAGCTGTCGGATGATTCGATGCTCCTGGTTGTGCAGAATTCCCCTCAGTCAATTCACCGGACAGAGAAGATACGTCGCGACTATACCGCATCACGTCTGTGTGGCCATGCGCGTATGTTTTTCAGTACCTGTTCCTGGGCATGGTGGGCGCTTTTGGGCTCTGCCGTTGCCTTGGGAGTTGTAGGGCTTCCATCATTTGTGCCTATGATAGTGGCTGGAGTCATAATGCTTTCGGTATGGATTGTGCTTATGGCTGCTTGGCGCAAGGTGTCGCGTTCGCTCGGTTCCCGCTCTATAATGCTCACATTCCCATGGTTTATGACATATCATCCTGTGTATACACTGTATTATTGGATGAGGGGCAGGTTCAGGCGAGGTTCTAATCTCACGTGGGGTTGATTCTTAAAAGCATAAGTGATGAAAGGGACCATAGAGGTTAACGGTCTGCGACTTTTTGCACGCCACGGTGTGTACGAAGAGGAGCGTGTGAACGGCAATACGTTTGAACTGTCAGTCCATCTCGTGTATCCTATAGAGAAAGGGATGATGAATGATGACCTTGATGGTACGCTCAATTATGCTGAGGTCGTTGAGGTGGCGCGCGAAGTGATGGCCTATCCGTCACAGTTGCTTGAGCATGTGGTGTGGCGTCTTCACAGTGCCTTGACTGATCGTTTCCCGGATATAGAGGGTGGCATGATAAGACTCACCAAGCTCAATCCGCCTATCCCTGCGGAGATGGACGGTGTGGCGGTGAGGATTGAATGGTGATCATATAATAAATCCTGAATACATACGGATTTGATAATATATTGAATGTG
The sequence above is drawn from the Duncaniella freteri genome and encodes:
- a CDS encoding M16 family metallopeptidase, with product MEEIIDRAIAPDIHNMGRLSFPEAETMTLPNGLTLHFLSGGNADVSRIKILLPGGIAESPRPKLLEIANSLLLEGTVNHSGEQLSDIIEHNGAWTGIETSTHHSALSVYCLNSTYRTLLPLVNEIVLSPAFDPEATSHVVRNEAARLEVDHHKVLYRAGCAMRNLIYGPEHPLSAVPSPEELMGITPEMLAEAHNARLDPSGMHVYISGLLSDSMINEAAGIFSAIPSHNPYPLPPLRFPEHTSGGKTHVDMPDSLQSGVKLMIPAIGRNHPDYVPLRIATVALGGYFGSRLMLNIREEKGLTYGITASLIGYRHSGFISISSQTDPSTADLLISETIAEIERMKNPDSYTADEVNRISRFVLSELAGVLDTPFSRMDFLQTQVTASTPAGYFAMQDNAARQLTSEMLASMAEKYFDTDRLFIATAGK
- a CDS encoding C40 family peptidase, with translation MLKRIASHILVVSVLAILTACGSSRTTRIPANNYTPDKGSGISKDNNDNDTYMAPQSAALINKARSWLGTPYRYGGNDRRGIDCSGLVLQVYKDALGIQLPRNSREQHDYCSSVSKGGMVPGDLIFFATGKNKRKVSHVGIFVGGNQMIHASTSQGVIISDINSSYYSRTYVGAGMVDKYHAMIGDAYNKNNKNKPDKHKKENDIRHEEPSSRDIPEIHISQLESPAGFTLTPVEELPQPKQQTPTAAPGTEQKPETQKNADRKTPQSQPEPTQQKTVQVATISTQPAEQPTAEEARKSVLSSLKEKEL
- a CDS encoding Do family serine endopeptidase, with translation MKLSGKIILLAAGTAILSSALTAGVMKEAFSSRDDFSVATADAGVNGNQGGFYTVGLSPATTTDFTQAAESSINGVVSIKSYITPRQRSQGYGGGFFIDPFEYFFGSPRGNRRQQPQQPQQEPDQDMEPSGLGSGVIISADGYIVTNNHVIDEAERLQVTLNDNRSFDATVIGSDPTTDIALIKIDAENLPIIPMGDSETLKVGEWVLAVGNPFGFTSTVTAGIVSAKGRSIGGSTGSKPMGIESYIQTDAAVNPGNSGGALVNLNGDLIGINTAIYSQTGNYAGYSFAVPTSIVKKVVSDLRQYGAVQRAILGIVIQNLTGDLAKDKGIKSVTKGVYVQSFSEGRSSAREGGIEAGDVIIAINGVPTDNVAQLQEQVVKHRPGDKINVELIRDNSKKTVVVTLLNLQGTTNVTKANDFTDLGCAFKKVDASTLKQLGISGGVQVVDLKAGIVREAGVRQGFIITSINEMRVASPADVEKIYHALMKAEVNDRIMILRGVYPTGKRGLYALDLVGE
- a CDS encoding glycosyltransferase; its protein translation is MFEIYLTPIIITLLSVLVISALYLLFGFRHYVSSVSRQVAADNERSLNYADSGSTTDAAGYPPVSVIVYSEDDASNLEILLPQILEQDYPAPFEVIVVNDGAISSTKDVIARLEQRYYNLYMTFTPQESRSLSRKKLAVTLGIKAAKYNVLVHTTGNCQIPSGQWLKRMASHFSPSTDIVLGYAIPAVSDGVDEPWKRLHSFDRVRSDVEWLSWAIAGRPYRGDGCNIAYRREMFFRNKGFSRSLDLKYGDDDVFVSEVARKGNTAVELSDDSMLLVVQNSPQSIHRTEKIRRDYTASRLCGHARMFFSTCSWAWWALLGSAVALGVVGLPSFVPMIVAGVIMLSVWIVLMAAWRKVSRSLGSRSIMLTFPWFMTYHPVYTLYYWMRGRFRRGSNLTWG
- the folB gene encoding dihydroneopterin aldolase yields the protein MKGTIEVNGLRLFARHGVYEEERVNGNTFELSVHLVYPIEKGMMNDDLDGTLNYAEVVEVAREVMAYPSQLLEHVVWRLHSALTDRFPDIEGGMIRLTKLNPPIPAEMDGVAVRIEW